One Luoshenia tenuis genomic region harbors:
- a CDS encoding transglycosylase domain-containing protein, with product MAKMKDQLKSGAKKGAEKAKRSGQNFKKLLKGTTGTSIFTKRTRKPNFFLSVAINTIRITVIAILLLCISGAGSLVGLVKAYVETAPTLSVSELDDQDRTSFVYDVNGNLITTLRNTENRIWASYDEIPQQLINAFVAIEDTRFFSHNGVDIKRLVGAFVNNMQNSSTQGGSTITQQLIKMRVLSPERTYKRKIQEAYLAMELESEYSKEQILESYLNTINLGDSNYGVKAAAQDYFGKDLDELTLRECATLAGCTQNPYSYNPRKNYYTREKPEQTDNRTDTVLMRMYHVGFITKEEYEAALADQLVVKEESEQQDLYEMPHFVEYVIYDVVSFMLQQRDLEDNTANRREMERELRTGGYHVYTTCDPTIQKTVESTIYNWKNYPRMANSADSQTTDTSSDGTITTITQPQVSAVVIDQHSGEIKAMVGSRTPPQSMKELNRAYQSSMPVGSSIKPLAVYGPALDLGAGAASIVYDIAAPIEGWVGGQGYPSNSGGGNRGAVTLRESIVRSINVSSARTLLERVGVETSKDYLLRMGVSASHIEVTPSGLALGSSGLTTLELAGGFSAIANDGIYQQPISFTRVEDEDGNVVIDATALRATRQVFEQSTAWMLVDMLEDAVDHGTGTRAKIPGMTVAGKTGTNQDNKGVTFAGMTPYYTAAVYVGSDEYKSLSSDSQGGRSAAPIWQDFMAKIHSGLMNMPILEESAEEAGLVQATVCAISGKKPGGSCPSTATDYFRQGTVPEETCDMHVSAEICTTSGMRVGPYCPESTHSGGAAIVIPQDNVLAKLPLATIQRFFPGATLGTSLGNGQTCTVHTAEWAAQNSGLVSQASSLVATAQAWLPNLSEGDAALVQSAITQLQNCINTGAAYEDTKAAYDALYNTLSTAIAATPQVPATPPGGEGEEPPETE from the coding sequence ATGGCAAAGATGAAGGACCAGCTCAAATCCGGCGCCAAAAAGGGCGCGGAAAAGGCAAAACGATCTGGCCAGAATTTTAAAAAACTGCTGAAAGGGACTACCGGTACCTCGATATTTACCAAGCGTACCCGCAAGCCCAACTTCTTTTTATCGGTGGCCATCAACACCATCCGCATCACGGTGATCGCCATCCTGCTGCTTTGCATCTCCGGTGCGGGCTCGCTGGTGGGGCTGGTCAAAGCCTATGTGGAGACCGCACCCACCCTCTCGGTCTCGGAGCTGGACGATCAGGACCGCACCAGCTTTGTGTACGATGTCAACGGCAACCTGATCACCACCCTGCGCAATACCGAAAACCGCATCTGGGCCTCGTATGACGAGATCCCCCAGCAGCTGATCAACGCCTTTGTCGCCATTGAGGATACCCGCTTTTTCTCCCACAATGGCGTAGACATCAAGCGCCTGGTGGGGGCCTTTGTCAACAACATGCAAAACTCCTCCACCCAGGGCGGCTCCACCATCACCCAGCAGCTGATCAAAATGCGCGTGCTCTCGCCCGAGCGCACCTATAAGCGCAAGATCCAGGAGGCCTACCTGGCCATGGAGCTGGAGAGCGAGTACTCCAAAGAGCAGATTTTGGAGAGCTATCTCAATACCATCAACCTGGGGGACAGCAACTACGGCGTCAAGGCCGCCGCGCAGGACTACTTTGGCAAGGACTTAGACGAGCTGACCCTGCGGGAGTGCGCCACCCTGGCCGGCTGCACCCAAAACCCCTACTCCTATAACCCGCGCAAAAACTACTATACCCGCGAAAAGCCCGAGCAGACCGATAACCGCACCGATACGGTGCTGATGCGCATGTACCACGTGGGCTTTATCACCAAAGAGGAATACGAGGCCGCCCTGGCCGACCAGCTGGTGGTCAAAGAGGAGAGCGAGCAGCAGGATCTCTACGAAATGCCCCACTTTGTGGAGTACGTGATCTATGACGTGGTCTCCTTCATGCTCCAGCAGCGGGACCTGGAGGATAATACGGCCAACCGCCGCGAGATGGAGCGGGAGCTGCGCACCGGCGGCTACCACGTCTATACCACCTGCGATCCCACCATTCAAAAGACGGTGGAATCCACCATCTATAATTGGAAAAACTACCCGCGCATGGCCAACTCGGCCGACAGCCAGACGACCGATACCAGCAGCGACGGCACCATTACCACCATCACCCAGCCGCAGGTCTCCGCCGTGGTGATCGATCAGCACTCCGGCGAGATCAAGGCCATGGTGGGCAGCCGCACGCCTCCCCAGAGCATGAAAGAGCTCAACCGCGCTTACCAAAGCTCCATGCCGGTGGGTTCTTCCATCAAACCCCTGGCGGTCTACGGCCCGGCGCTGGATCTGGGCGCGGGCGCGGCCAGCATCGTCTACGATATCGCCGCCCCCATCGAGGGCTGGGTGGGCGGCCAGGGCTACCCCTCCAACTCTGGCGGAGGCAACCGGGGCGCGGTCACCCTGCGCGAGAGCATCGTACGCTCCATCAACGTATCCTCTGCGCGTACCCTGTTAGAGCGGGTAGGCGTGGAGACCTCCAAGGATTACTTGCTGCGCATGGGGGTCAGCGCCTCCCATATCGAGGTCACGCCCAGCGGGCTGGCCTTAGGTTCCAGCGGGCTGACCACGCTGGAGCTGGCCGGCGGCTTTAGCGCCATCGCCAACGATGGCATCTACCAGCAGCCCATCAGCTTCACCCGGGTAGAGGATGAGGATGGCAACGTGGTGATCGACGCCACCGCCCTGCGCGCCACCCGCCAGGTGTTCGAGCAGTCCACCGCCTGGATGCTGGTGGATATGTTGGAGGACGCGGTAGACCACGGCACCGGCACCCGTGCTAAGATCCCCGGGATGACCGTAGCCGGCAAGACCGGTACCAACCAGGATAACAAGGGCGTTACCTTTGCCGGGATGACCCCCTATTACACCGCCGCGGTCTATGTGGGCAGCGACGAGTATAAATCCCTCAGTTCGGATTCCCAGGGCGGGCGCTCCGCCGCCCCCATCTGGCAGGACTTTATGGCCAAGATCCACTCGGGGCTGATGAATATGCCCATACTGGAAGAGAGCGCCGAAGAAGCCGGCCTGGTACAGGCCACGGTCTGCGCCATCTCGGGCAAAAAGCCGGGCGGCAGCTGCCCCAGCACCGCTACCGATTACTTCCGCCAGGGCACCGTGCCCGAGGAGACCTGCGATATGCACGTGTCGGCCGAAATCTGCACCACCAGCGGCATGCGCGTAGGCCCCTACTGTCCAGAATCCACCCACTCGGGCGGGGCGGCCATCGTGATCCCCCAGGATAACGTACTGGCCAAGTTGCCGCTGGCCACGATCCAGCGCTTCTTCCCCGGGGCGACGCTGGGCACGTCTCTGGGCAACGGGCAGACCTGTACCGTACATACCGCCGAATGGGCGGCGCAAAACAGCGGTCTGGTATCCCAAGCCAGCAGCCTGGTCGCCACGGCCCAAGCCTGGCTGCCTAACCTGTCCGAGGGCGATGCGGCCCTGGTGCAAAGCGCCATTACTCAGTTGCAAAACTGCATCAATACCGGCGCCGCTTACGAAGATACCAAAGCCGCTTACGACGCGCTGTACAATACCCTGAGCACCGCCATCGCCGCTACGCCGCAGGTGCCCGCTACGCCGCCTGGCGGCGAGGGCGAGGAGCCTCCCGAAACGGAGTAG
- the yunB gene encoding sporulation protein YunB yields MRARRIKRKTAAVLTALALALGGAGLGFELGLKPLVISISAAQARSQAAQIINDSIRDVLGNTFPYEALITIEKDENGRVTAVQTDTAKLNNLASRTALDIQDKLQAQQDQEIMIPIGSVFGGAMFAGRGPAFPVYVMPVGWVNTEYITSFEPAGINQTKLEISLKVTAQIRVVVPVGGETVSIDTVNPVAQTIIVGTVPESYVNVDETDQMLNLIPDVGGGS; encoded by the coding sequence ATGCGTGCAAGGCGAATCAAGCGCAAGACGGCGGCGGTATTGACGGCGCTGGCCCTGGCGCTGGGTGGCGCGGGGCTGGGCTTTGAGCTGGGATTAAAACCGCTGGTGATCTCCATCAGCGCGGCACAGGCCCGCTCGCAGGCGGCGCAGATCATCAACGATTCGATCCGCGACGTGTTGGGCAACACCTTCCCTTATGAGGCGCTGATCACCATAGAAAAAGACGAAAACGGCAGGGTGACGGCGGTGCAGACCGATACGGCCAAGCTGAACAACCTGGCCAGCCGCACGGCGCTGGATATACAGGATAAGCTGCAGGCCCAGCAGGATCAGGAGATCATGATCCCCATCGGGTCGGTATTTGGCGGGGCGATGTTTGCCGGGCGCGGGCCGGCGTTTCCGGTCTATGTGATGCCGGTGGGCTGGGTGAATACCGAGTATATCACCTCCTTTGAGCCGGCGGGCATCAACCAGACCAAGCTGGAGATCAGCCTGAAGGTGACCGCGCAGATCCGCGTGGTGGTGCCGGTGGGCGGCGAAACGGTGAGTATCGATACGGTCAACCCTGTGGCGCAGACCATTATCGTAGGCACGGTGCCCGAATCCTACGTCAACGTAGACGAGACCGACCAGATGCTCAACCTCATCCCCGATGTGGGGGGCGGCAGCTAG
- a CDS encoding NUDIX hydrolase: protein MLFRSCAGGLVFCEDSVLILKNEKDEWVLPKGVIRAGDYAREVALRRVKAEAGVEAEILSSIGETNYEFYSITRKRPVCNQVTWYLMTAGSLQSRFSREDGFVDGGFYPIDQALEMITYSQDRALVNLAAKRYRGFKQGKL, encoded by the coding sequence ATGCTGTTTCGTTCCTGTGCCGGTGGGCTGGTATTTTGCGAGGATAGCGTACTGATCCTAAAAAACGAGAAGGACGAGTGGGTGCTGCCCAAGGGCGTGATCCGCGCCGGGGATTATGCCCGGGAGGTGGCGCTGCGGCGGGTCAAGGCCGAGGCGGGGGTGGAGGCGGAGATCCTCTCCTCCATCGGGGAGACCAACTACGAGTTTTACTCCATCACCCGCAAGCGGCCGGTGTGCAACCAGGTGACCTGGTATTTGATGACGGCCGGGAGCCTGCAAAGCCGCTTTAGCCGGGAGGACGGCTTTGTGGACGGCGGGTTTTACCCCATCGACCAGGCGCTGGAGATGATCACCTACAGCCAGGACCGGGCGCTGGTCAACCTGGCGGCCAAGCGCTACCGCGGCTTTAAACAGGGCAAGCTGTAA
- a CDS encoding YebC/PmpR family DNA-binding transcriptional regulator yields the protein MSGHSKWANIKHKKEKTDAQRGKIFTKIGREIAIAVREGGGADPEQNSRLRDVIAKAKAANMPNDNINRSIKKAAGEGDGANYVDLQYEGYAAGGVAVIVEVVTDNRNRTAGEMRHIFDKRGGSLGATGCVSWMFDRKGVLVIDREGLDEDEVMMQALEAGAEDFEAQDDAFEIHTDPADFSAVREALEGQGFSFETAEIEMLPQNTVAVSDPDTVQKINLMLEMLDDHDDVQNVWHNAELPEEDE from the coding sequence ATGTCAGGACACTCCAAGTGGGCCAATATCAAGCATAAAAAAGAAAAGACCGACGCACAGCGCGGCAAAATCTTTACCAAGATCGGCCGCGAAATCGCCATCGCCGTGCGCGAGGGCGGGGGGGCTGACCCGGAGCAGAACAGCCGGCTGCGCGATGTGATCGCCAAGGCCAAGGCGGCCAACATGCCCAACGACAACATCAACCGCTCCATCAAAAAGGCGGCGGGCGAGGGCGATGGGGCCAATTATGTGGACCTGCAGTACGAGGGCTATGCCGCAGGCGGGGTAGCCGTGATCGTCGAGGTGGTAACGGATAACCGCAACCGTACCGCGGGGGAAATGCGGCATATTTTTGATAAGCGCGGCGGCTCGTTAGGGGCCACGGGCTGCGTAAGCTGGATGTTCGACCGCAAGGGCGTGCTGGTGATCGACCGGGAGGGCCTGGACGAGGACGAGGTGATGATGCAGGCGCTGGAGGCCGGGGCCGAGGACTTTGAGGCCCAGGACGACGCCTTTGAGATACACACCGACCCGGCGGATTTTTCCGCCGTGCGCGAGGCGCTGGAGGGCCAGGGCTTCAGCTTTGAAACGGCCGAGATCGAGATGCTGCCCCAGAATACCGTGGCGGTGAGCGACCCGGATACGGTGCAGAAGATCAACCTGATGCTGGAGATGCTGGACGACCACGACGACGTGCAAAACGTGTGGCACAATGCCGAACTGCCCGAGGAGGACGAATAG
- a CDS encoding DMT family transporter gives MARLTQKQKGILLMILSALLFSSMQIAVHLSGDRIPVMEQVFFRNSISLVVALILIRRNHLSVFGPRRYQKWLFGRSFFGFLGVITVFYASNNAAQADVAILSKLSPFLVTLFAVIFLKEKLSKVQIPALLLAFGGAVLVANPSFNSNLWPLAMAFISSVTSGVAYTLLSYFKDKVDALTVIMHFSTFSMVASIPVMLADFVWPTPFELGCLLAIGLFGSFGQICLTYAYRMAPASEVSVYNYAGIPFSMVLGFLFLGEGLSPTSLVGGALVVAASVLVYLYSGRKSGKMADKRQP, from the coding sequence ATGGCCAGGCTGACGCAAAAGCAAAAGGGCATATTGCTGATGATCTTAAGCGCGCTGCTCTTTAGCAGCATGCAGATCGCCGTGCACCTGTCCGGAGACCGCATACCGGTGATGGAGCAGGTGTTTTTCCGCAATTCCATCAGCCTGGTGGTGGCCTTGATCCTGATCCGGCGCAATCACCTATCGGTCTTTGGGCCGCGCCGGTACCAAAAGTGGCTGTTTGGACGCAGCTTTTTCGGCTTTCTGGGCGTGATCACGGTGTTTTACGCCTCCAATAACGCGGCCCAGGCGGATGTGGCGATCTTAAGCAAGCTCTCTCCCTTTCTGGTCACCCTGTTTGCGGTGATCTTTTTAAAAGAGAAGCTCTCCAAGGTCCAGATCCCGGCGCTGCTGCTGGCCTTTGGCGGGGCGGTGCTGGTGGCCAACCCCAGCTTTAACAGCAACCTTTGGCCGCTGGCCATGGCCTTTATCTCCTCGGTGACCTCGGGGGTGGCCTATACGCTTTTAAGCTATTTTAAGGACAAGGTGGACGCGCTGACCGTGATCATGCACTTTTCCACCTTCTCGATGGTGGCCTCCATCCCCGTTATGCTGGCGGATTTTGTGTGGCCCACCCCCTTTGAGCTTGGCTGCCTGCTGGCCATCGGCCTGTTTGGCTCCTTTGGGCAGATCTGCCTGACCTATGCCTACCGCATGGCACCGGCCTCGGAGGTGAGCGTGTATAATTACGCGGGCATCCCGTTTTCCATGGTGCTGGGCTTCCTCTTCCTGGGGGAGGGGCTAAGCCCGACTTCGCTGGTCGGCGGGGCGCTGGTGGTGGCCGCATCGGTCCTGGTGTACCTGTACAGTGGACGCAAATCCGGTAAAATGGCGGATAAGCGCCAGCCATAG
- a CDS encoding PadR family transcriptional regulator, with protein sequence MDAQLKRGILEIGVLKVLTRGDSYGYQIIKDLSGVLQISESTLYPILKRLEGSGCVSVYSAQHNGRLRKYYAITPEGEAKIRDFLGEWQEIDRIYTFIKEGIEQ encoded by the coding sequence TTGGACGCACAACTCAAGCGCGGCATCCTGGAGATCGGGGTGCTCAAGGTGCTGACCCGGGGCGACTCGTACGGCTACCAGATCATTAAAGATCTCAGCGGGGTGCTTCAGATATCCGAATCCACGCTCTACCCGATCCTTAAAAGGCTGGAGGGCAGCGGATGCGTCAGCGTCTACTCCGCGCAGCACAACGGCAGGCTGCGCAAGTACTACGCCATCACCCCGGAGGGGGAGGCGAAAATTCGGGATTTCCTTGGCGAGTGGCAGGAGATCGACCGGATCTATACCTTTATCAAGGAGGGGATCGAGCAATGA
- a CDS encoding DUF1700 domain-containing protein — MNKQAFLEGLAGYLDALDPEEIKKTCAYYAEMIDDRVEEGMEEEQAVASMEPLPVIAKEILSQAPLGNLIRARAKTGRRLSGGSIALIAIGSPIWLPVALAVLAVGLTLYLVFWVLVLCLFVLDATLALSGPLMFIRAFGAGGGANLVFCIGMGLSALALAVLAFPCAMGAAKGTLWLGKWLLRKIKAPFIRKEVA, encoded by the coding sequence ATGAACAAACAGGCATTTTTGGAGGGGCTGGCGGGCTATCTGGACGCGCTGGACCCAGAGGAGATCAAAAAGACCTGCGCCTATTACGCCGAGATGATCGACGACCGGGTGGAAGAGGGCATGGAAGAGGAACAGGCCGTGGCCAGCATGGAGCCGCTGCCGGTGATCGCCAAAGAGATCTTGAGCCAGGCGCCGCTTGGCAATCTGATCCGCGCCCGCGCCAAGACGGGGCGCAGGCTCTCGGGCGGGTCCATCGCCCTGATCGCCATCGGCTCGCCCATCTGGCTGCCGGTGGCGCTGGCGGTACTGGCGGTGGGGCTGACGCTTTACCTGGTCTTTTGGGTGCTGGTGCTTTGCCTGTTCGTGCTGGACGCGACGCTGGCCCTTTCCGGCCCGCTGATGTTTATCAGGGCGTTTGGCGCCGGCGGCGGGGCCAACCTGGTTTTCTGCATCGGCATGGGTTTAAGCGCGTTGGCGCTGGCGGTATTGGCCTTCCCCTGTGCGATGGGCGCGGCCAAGGGTACGCTGTGGCTGGGCAAGTGGCTGCTGCGCAAGATCAAGGCCCCGTTTATCCGTAAGGAGGTGGCGTAA
- a CDS encoding DUF4097 family beta strand repeat-containing protein codes for MMKKLYRIAAIVLALGLVLSFCGVAAAGFDFEKLGTQLEYEQRTFSAQPQGVSALSISVTNEPVRIIPSEDGQIHITYWETEFDHYNVTQEGGLISCNYWDSRAWYDHIMVLNFSFTPHEVTVALPEGVTLKASVRNVNGPVEAEGVTLNTLSASTVNGRISLRDVQAQGEISLVNTNGGIDGSAVRAGAFTATTQNGAVDLAGLESGEGAAARSVNGPVSLVDCRVGGLTAESMNGRIDLSRVRAQGNVSLTTVNGPIGGTLIGEQAEYAVSTSTVNGGSSLPNSVGGEWELMARSTNGGIDLRFVER; via the coding sequence ATGATGAAAAAGCTATACAGGATCGCCGCGATCGTACTGGCCCTGGGGCTGGTGCTGAGCTTTTGCGGCGTAGCGGCGGCCGGGTTCGACTTTGAGAAGCTGGGCACGCAGCTGGAGTATGAGCAGCGCACCTTCTCCGCCCAGCCGCAAGGGGTGAGCGCGCTTTCCATCTCGGTGACGAACGAGCCGGTGCGGATCATCCCCTCCGAGGATGGGCAGATCCACATCACCTACTGGGAGACCGAGTTCGACCACTATAACGTGACGCAGGAGGGCGGCCTGATCAGCTGCAATTACTGGGACAGCCGGGCCTGGTACGATCACATCATGGTGCTGAATTTTTCCTTTACCCCGCATGAAGTGACGGTGGCCCTGCCCGAAGGGGTAACGCTGAAGGCCAGCGTGCGCAACGTCAACGGCCCGGTGGAGGCCGAGGGCGTAACGCTCAATACGCTCAGCGCCAGCACCGTCAATGGACGGATCAGCCTGAGGGATGTGCAGGCCCAGGGCGAGATCAGCCTTGTGAACACCAATGGCGGGATCGATGGCTCGGCCGTGAGGGCGGGCGCGTTTACCGCGACGACCCAAAACGGCGCGGTGGACCTGGCGGGCCTGGAGAGCGGCGAGGGCGCGGCGGCGCGCAGCGTCAACGGCCCGGTCAGCCTTGTAGACTGCCGGGTGGGCGGTTTGACGGCGGAGAGCATGAACGGCCGCATCGACTTAAGCCGGGTGCGCGCGCAGGGCAATGTATCGCTGACTACGGTGAACGGCCCGATCGGCGGCACGCTGATCGGCGAGCAGGCGGAGTACGCTGTGAGCACCTCCACCGTAAACGGGGGCAGCAGCCTGCCCAACTCCGTGGGCGGGGAATGGGAACTGATGGCCCGCTCCACCAACGGCGGGATCGACCTGAGGTTTGTCGAGCGATAG